The following are encoded together in the Pedobacter sp. D749 genome:
- a CDS encoding acyltransferase family protein → MSSKILLQQIAPDKASKLFYIDNLKILLTTLVVLHHTIIVYCAPGGWYYTEKTTQMAAIVPSTIFVSLNQSFFMGFFFLLAGYFTAPSYDRKGSWQFLGDRILRLGIPLLFYSFVLSPLLGYLVYYFAQDNHITYLQYLSGYHSWVDFGVLWFVAALLLFTLLYVGAKNLIVIKFKKSMPAPGTGSILLFAVFLGVLTFLVRIVFPVGWVFKPFGFQLGHFPQYIVMFIIGLLAYKNQWFDGLSLKVGKSLKRVAWLGLMFFPLFFLIRTKLDMPIAWYSGGFHWQSLLYAVWEQCIGFSILTALLSLGKNSWNQSSPLLSKLSRCAFSTYIFHPLVITGVSLTFKYWLVDPAIKFLVLSPFIVMGSFLLGSIMLMIPGVKRII, encoded by the coding sequence ATGTCATCAAAAATTTTACTTCAGCAAATTGCTCCAGATAAAGCCAGCAAACTATTTTATATCGATAACCTTAAGATACTTTTAACAACGTTGGTCGTATTACACCATACTATTATTGTGTATTGCGCTCCGGGTGGATGGTACTATACCGAAAAAACAACCCAAATGGCTGCCATTGTACCATCAACAATTTTTGTAAGCTTAAACCAATCGTTTTTTATGGGCTTTTTTTTCCTACTGGCGGGATACTTTACAGCACCATCTTATGATAGAAAAGGCAGCTGGCAATTTTTAGGAGACCGCATCTTAAGGCTGGGGATCCCATTGTTGTTTTATTCTTTTGTGCTGTCGCCATTATTGGGTTACCTAGTTTATTATTTCGCACAGGATAATCACATTACCTATCTGCAATATCTTTCAGGGTACCACAGCTGGGTTGATTTTGGCGTACTATGGTTTGTTGCAGCCCTATTGCTATTTACATTACTTTATGTTGGCGCGAAAAACCTGATTGTTATTAAATTTAAAAAATCTATGCCAGCACCCGGTACTGGCAGCATTTTACTTTTTGCTGTTTTCCTGGGGGTTCTCACCTTTTTGGTTAGAATCGTATTTCCGGTTGGTTGGGTGTTTAAACCATTTGGATTTCAGTTGGGTCACTTTCCACAATATATCGTGATGTTTATTATCGGTTTATTGGCTTATAAGAATCAATGGTTTGATGGCTTATCTTTAAAAGTTGGTAAAAGCCTCAAGCGAGTGGCATGGTTAGGTTTAATGTTTTTTCCCTTGTTCTTTCTGATCAGGACTAAGCTAGACATGCCCATTGCCTGGTATTCAGGCGGCTTTCACTGGCAATCGCTATTGTATGCTGTTTGGGAACAATGCATAGGATTTTCGATTCTGACAGCGTTATTGAGCTTGGGCAAAAATTCGTGGAATCAATCATCGCCATTATTGAGTAAACTATCCAGATGTGCCTTTTCGACTTATATTTTCCATCCATTGGTAATTACAGGAGTTTCACTTACGTTTAAATACTGGTTGGTAGATCCGGCAATCAAATTTTTAGTTCTGTCCCCATTTATAGTAATGGGAAGCTTTTTATTAGGCTCAATTATGCTGATGATTCCTGGTGTAAAAAGGATTATCTGA
- a CDS encoding nitronate monooxygenase family protein — MNPICKLFNIKYPIIQAGMVWCSGWRLASAVSNAGGLGIIGAGSMYPEVLRSHIQKCKLATHQPFGVNIPLLYPNVQEIIDVVIEEKVKIVFSSAGNPATWTSFLKEKGITVVHVIANTKFAIKAQEAGVDAIVAEGFEAGGHNGREETTTMCLIPIIKALVNIPVIAAGGIGSGKAMLAAFALGADAVQIGSAFAVAEESSAHPAFKNKIIAANEGDTKLAMKKLVPVRLLKNEFADAIANAEADGASRNELADLLGHARAKLGMFEGDMENGELEIGQVSAMLKEIKPASVILEEIWEEFKVKIAELVQLQNKLDI, encoded by the coding sequence ATGAACCCAATCTGTAAACTATTCAATATTAAATACCCGATTATTCAGGCCGGAATGGTTTGGTGCAGTGGCTGGAGACTGGCTTCAGCGGTTTCTAATGCAGGTGGACTGGGCATTATTGGAGCAGGTTCAATGTATCCTGAAGTCTTAAGATCGCATATTCAAAAATGCAAATTGGCAACTCACCAGCCATTTGGTGTCAATATTCCATTGCTCTATCCTAATGTTCAGGAAATTATAGATGTGGTAATTGAAGAGAAGGTAAAAATTGTATTTTCTTCTGCCGGTAACCCTGCAACATGGACCAGTTTTTTAAAAGAAAAGGGTATTACTGTGGTTCACGTAATTGCGAATACAAAATTTGCCATAAAAGCGCAGGAAGCTGGTGTTGATGCGATTGTTGCTGAAGGCTTTGAGGCAGGTGGGCATAATGGGAGGGAAGAAACTACCACTATGTGTTTAATCCCGATAATTAAAGCACTCGTTAATATTCCGGTCATCGCAGCTGGTGGTATCGGGAGTGGTAAAGCCATGTTAGCTGCTTTTGCTTTAGGTGCTGATGCTGTTCAAATCGGTTCAGCTTTTGCGGTGGCGGAAGAATCGTCTGCACACCCAGCTTTTAAAAATAAAATTATTGCTGCTAATGAGGGCGATACGAAACTAGCGATGAAAAAACTGGTGCCGGTAAGATTACTGAAGAATGAATTTGCCGATGCTATTGCCAATGCTGAAGCGGATGGAGCAAGCCGGAATGAACTGGCTGATCTTTTGGGCCATGCCAGGGCCAAACTGGGAATGTTTGAGGGAGATATGGAAAATGGTGAACTTGAAATCGGTCAGGTTTCGGCAATGCTCAAAGAAATCAAGCCTGCAAGCGTTATCCTTGAAGAAATATGGGAGGAATTCAAAGTAAAAATAGCCGAGCTAGTACAACTGCAAAATAAATTGGATATTTAA
- the dut gene encoding dUTP diphosphatase, giving the protein MEIKIINTSEHPLPQYETAHAAGMDLRAAITEDIILKPLQRLLVPTGLFIELPIGYEAQIRPRSGLAYKHGISIVNSPGTIDADYRGEIKVLLVNLSDTDFKIVDGDRIAQMVVAKHETVSWQPVTTLGETARGEGGYGHTGK; this is encoded by the coding sequence ATGGAAATAAAAATCATCAATACATCCGAACATCCTCTTCCACAATATGAAACTGCACATGCGGCAGGAATGGATTTAAGGGCAGCCATCACAGAAGATATAATACTTAAGCCTTTACAGCGCCTATTGGTGCCAACGGGTTTGTTTATTGAATTGCCAATTGGTTATGAGGCGCAGATCAGACCAAGAAGTGGCCTGGCCTATAAGCACGGTATTAGCATTGTAAATTCACCAGGCACAATTGATGCCGATTACCGTGGCGAAATAAAAGTTTTATTGGTAAATTTATCAGATACAGATTTTAAAATTGTTGACGGCGATAGGATTGCCCAAATGGTAGTGGCCAAACACGAAACTGTAAGCTGGCAGCCGGTTACAACTCTGGGCGAAACGGCACGCGGCGAAGGCGGTTACGGACATACAGGGAAATAG
- a CDS encoding acylphosphatase has translation MKHINIKVTGKVQGVGFRETTKIIANQMMVNGFVRNEKDGSVYIEAEGEEIFLEEFVNWCNEGPDRSRVENVEVSDGEVKNYRNFEIFKK, from the coding sequence ATGAAACACATCAATATAAAAGTAACAGGTAAAGTGCAGGGCGTTGGCTTTAGAGAAACGACTAAAATTATCGCCAACCAAATGATGGTAAATGGTTTTGTAAGGAACGAAAAAGACGGATCTGTTTATATAGAAGCAGAAGGTGAAGAAATCTTTTTGGAGGAATTTGTAAACTGGTGCAATGAAGGGCCAGACCGCTCACGTGTAGAAAATGTGGAGGTAAGCGATGGCGAAGTGAAAAACTATCGTAATTTTGAAATCTTTAAAAAGTAA
- a CDS encoding sigma-54 dependent transcriptional regulator, with translation MARILILEDDTTFAQLLDGFLTKNGHEITLVTKVKQSFKQVETNTFDLLLIDYRLPDGTGFEVLTHLRDLGLSIPVIIMTSFNDVRTAVKSIQLGAFDYITKPVNPDELLMVIKNSLTKKDLKSVEPKEINSDFIKGKSAIADKLYEHINLVAPTDMSVIIQGESGTGKEFAARTLHQQSKRADKPFVAIDCGALSKDLAASELFGHVKGAFTGALNDKKGQFEAANGGTLFLDEVGNLSYEVQIKLLRALQERIIQPLGSTKQIPVNVRIITATNDDLANSMQQGEFREDLYHRLNEFKIQLPPLRERGGDLELFINHFIQLSNRDLDRNVQSVSAEAKALLLNYDWPGNLRELSNVIKRMVLLSPGDIAQISALPDEMMISVHQQSAPGNSSDLKAVNEQNEKALITETLIKVRHNKSKAAKILNIDRKTLYAKMERYGIE, from the coding sequence ATGGCGAGAATCCTGATTTTAGAAGACGATACCACATTTGCTCAATTACTTGATGGTTTTTTAACCAAAAACGGTCACGAAATTACCCTTGTAACCAAAGTAAAGCAATCATTTAAGCAAGTTGAAACCAATACATTCGATTTACTTTTAATCGATTACCGCCTGCCAGACGGAACCGGATTTGAAGTGCTTACTCATCTTCGTGATCTGGGCCTTTCCATTCCCGTAATCATCATGACCAGTTTTAATGATGTCCGCACAGCAGTAAAATCTATTCAATTGGGTGCGTTTGATTACATTACCAAGCCAGTTAATCCAGATGAGTTATTAATGGTGATCAAAAATTCTTTAACTAAAAAGGATTTAAAAAGTGTTGAACCAAAAGAAATAAACAGCGATTTTATAAAAGGGAAAAGTGCAATTGCAGATAAACTGTATGAACACATTAATTTGGTAGCTCCTACAGACATGTCGGTAATTATACAGGGTGAAAGCGGCACAGGGAAAGAATTTGCCGCCAGAACCCTGCACCAGCAAAGCAAACGTGCTGATAAACCTTTTGTGGCAATAGATTGTGGTGCTTTATCAAAAGATTTAGCCGCCAGCGAATTGTTCGGACATGTTAAGGGTGCTTTTACCGGTGCCTTAAATGATAAAAAAGGTCAGTTTGAAGCGGCCAACGGAGGAACGTTGTTTCTGGATGAAGTGGGTAACCTGAGTTACGAAGTGCAGATTAAATTGCTTAGGGCTTTACAGGAAAGGATAATCCAGCCTTTAGGCAGTACCAAACAGATTCCAGTTAATGTTCGCATCATCACAGCTACCAATGATGATTTGGCCAACAGCATGCAACAGGGGGAATTTAGAGAAGATTTATATCATCGTTTAAATGAATTCAAAATTCAGCTTCCTCCATTGAGAGAAAGGGGTGGAGATTTAGAACTTTTTATCAATCACTTTATACAGTTATCAAACCGTGATTTAGACCGGAATGTTCAAAGTGTATCTGCTGAAGCAAAAGCATTATTATTGAATTACGATTGGCCGGGAAACCTGCGCGAACTCAGCAATGTGATTAAACGAATGGTTTTATTAAGCCCGGGCGATATTGCCCAGATTAGTGCATTACCTGATGAAATGATGATTTCTGTTCATCAGCAATCAGCTCCTGGCAATTCATCCGATCTGAAAGCAGTTAACGAACAGAATGAAAAAGCGTTGATTACGGAAACGTTAATCAAAGTGAGACATAACAAATCAAAAGCTGCTAAAATCTTAAACATTGATCGTAAAACACTCTATGCCAAAATGGAACGCTACGGGATAGAGTAG
- a CDS encoding lipopolysaccharide biosynthesis protein: MSVYKKFLGQTMIYGISTIFSRLFNFILTPVYTGVFAPGVYGVFTKMFSYVSIINPILAFGMETTFFRYLNKHEDRKQEVYNNSFLVIAFISTLFLITALIFSDYLARYTLDGNIAELADQKSYIHYFAWILFVDAISVIPFAKLRADGKPFKYSLIKFLNIGTFVGLNLVFIYVIPFLIKHDIMSGWFTSWYKGRWVGYVFVANLIASIVTLLMLIPQFLEIQFKFSKSLFNNMLGYSWPVLVANLSFIINENLDKILLGKYLPETIANHDVGIYGAVCKLAIFISIFNTAFRLGAEPFFFSHAKNANAKQTYANILYYFVLALSILFVGLTANIEIIKYFINSRYWVGLNAVPFLLFGYVCLGIYMNLSVWYRLSDQTRYGLYISLVGAVFTIIMNIILIPKFSYMGSAWVSMFAYLIIMVISYVLGQKHYPIPYKLKAMSIYILVSIVMVYLSFWVFKRNIYIGNGILVLFLLGIFYFEKNNVMKMLKK; encoded by the coding sequence ATGTCTGTATATAAAAAGTTTCTTGGACAAACCATGATTTATGGTATCAGTACCATTTTTTCGAGGTTGTTCAATTTTATTTTAACGCCTGTTTACACGGGTGTTTTCGCTCCTGGTGTTTATGGTGTTTTTACCAAAATGTTCAGTTATGTGTCCATTATCAATCCAATATTGGCTTTTGGGATGGAAACCACCTTTTTCAGGTATTTAAATAAACATGAAGACCGGAAGCAGGAAGTGTACAACAATAGCTTTTTGGTAATCGCTTTTATATCAACCCTGTTTTTAATCACCGCATTAATTTTTTCCGATTACCTGGCCAGGTATACTTTAGATGGAAACATCGCCGAATTGGCCGATCAAAAATCTTACATACATTATTTCGCATGGATTTTATTTGTAGATGCCATCAGTGTAATTCCATTCGCCAAATTAAGGGCCGATGGAAAGCCATTTAAATATAGCTTAATCAAGTTTCTCAATATAGGTACATTTGTAGGCTTAAATCTGGTGTTCATTTACGTGATCCCATTCCTCATCAAGCACGATATAATGAGCGGATGGTTTACTTCATGGTATAAAGGCCGGTGGGTGGGTTATGTATTCGTAGCCAATTTAATCGCGAGTATTGTCACGCTGCTCATGCTTATTCCACAGTTTTTAGAAATCCAGTTTAAGTTTAGTAAAAGCTTATTCAATAATATGCTGGGCTATAGCTGGCCTGTTCTGGTGGCTAATTTATCGTTTATTATTAATGAAAATTTAGACAAAATTTTATTGGGTAAATACCTGCCGGAAACTATTGCCAATCATGATGTTGGTATTTATGGAGCCGTATGTAAGCTAGCGATCTTCATTAGTATTTTTAATACGGCTTTTAGGTTAGGTGCCGAACCGTTTTTCTTTAGTCATGCTAAAAATGCAAATGCAAAACAAACCTATGCCAATATTCTATATTACTTTGTACTCGCTTTATCCATCCTTTTTGTAGGCTTAACAGCCAATATCGAAATTATCAAATATTTCATCAATTCAAGGTATTGGGTGGGGCTCAACGCAGTTCCGTTTTTGTTGTTCGGTTATGTTTGTTTAGGTATTTATATGAATTTATCGGTATGGTACCGTTTATCCGATCAAACCAGGTACGGCTTATATATTTCTTTGGTTGGCGCTGTTTTTACCATCATCATGAACATTATCCTGATTCCCAAATTCAGTTATATGGGCTCAGCATGGGTATCAATGTTTGCCTATCTCATCATTATGGTTATTTCTTATGTACTTGGACAAAAGCATTACCCCATACCTTATAAACTCAAAGCAATGAGTATCTATATATTGGTTTCTATTGTTATGGTGTACTTATCTTTTTGGGTTTTTAAACGCAATATTTATATTGGAAACGGAATTTTGGTGCTATTTCTCCTGGGTATTTTCTATTTTGAGAAGAATAATGTAATGAAAATGCTAAAGAAGTAA
- a CDS encoding amidohydrolase family protein gives MLKYFSADLIFPVSSPPIKNGVVVVNSDGEIEEVLTREHVENLDLDIIKYKGAIVPGFINTHCHLELSHMLGQIPEQTGLVEFVQHIIKSRQGNIEEIKAAMYAADQEMFENGIVAVGDISNQISSKEVKEKSKIHYHTFIEAMGYNPDRAVAIMDDMKRIKQDFKPLKTSIVPHAPYSVSSELFKLIKEEAEKDNTFISVHNQETDNENAFFENKTGGFLDLYEFLGLDITFFEPTHKTSLQSWLPYINAQKTLLVHNTVSSKADIAFAKERNNNLYWCLCPQANLYIENALPDVDLLMDENVKITLGTDSLASNHQLNMLSEMLTLQTCKQVSFEKLLSWATINGAEFLEVDQQIGTIEVGKKPGLNLIQLSADYVIESDLVKKLI, from the coding sequence ATGTTAAAATATTTTTCAGCTGATTTAATCTTTCCTGTTTCCTCTCCACCAATCAAAAACGGAGTGGTAGTTGTAAATTCAGATGGCGAAATTGAAGAAGTGTTAACCAGAGAACATGTCGAAAACCTTGATTTGGATATCATAAAGTATAAAGGGGCAATCGTTCCAGGCTTTATTAATACCCATTGCCATTTAGAACTATCGCATATGTTAGGGCAAATTCCAGAACAAACAGGTTTGGTAGAATTTGTACAACATATTATTAAAAGCAGGCAGGGCAATATAGAAGAGATTAAAGCGGCAATGTATGCAGCCGACCAGGAAATGTTCGAAAATGGGATTGTAGCCGTTGGCGATATTTCCAATCAAATTTCATCTAAAGAAGTAAAAGAGAAGAGTAAGATCCATTACCACACCTTTATAGAGGCCATGGGGTATAATCCCGATAGGGCCGTTGCCATAATGGATGATATGAAGAGAATTAAACAGGATTTTAAACCTCTAAAAACATCTATTGTTCCTCATGCACCTTATTCAGTATCTTCAGAGTTGTTTAAATTGATTAAAGAGGAAGCCGAAAAGGATAATACCTTTATTAGTGTTCACAATCAGGAAACTGACAACGAAAATGCTTTTTTCGAAAATAAAACAGGTGGTTTTTTAGATCTCTATGAATTTTTAGGACTGGACATCACTTTCTTCGAGCCAACTCATAAAACGTCATTACAGAGTTGGCTACCTTATATTAATGCGCAAAAGACATTGTTGGTGCATAACACGGTTTCGAGTAAAGCAGATATTGCCTTTGCAAAAGAACGTAACAATAATTTATATTGGTGCCTTTGCCCTCAGGCCAATTTGTATATCGAAAATGCTTTACCTGATGTTGATCTGTTAATGGATGAAAACGTAAAGATCACCTTGGGAACAGATAGTTTGGCCAGCAACCATCAACTTAATATGCTATCTGAAATGCTCACCTTGCAGACATGTAAACAGGTTTCTTTTGAAAAACTGTTGAGTTGGGCAACTATAAACGGAGCCGAATTTTTGGAGGTTGATCAACAAATTGGTACAATAGAAGTTGGTAAAAAGCCAGGATTGAATTTAATCCAACTGTCAGCTGATTATGTAATCGAAAGTGACTTGGTCAAGAAATTGATTTAA
- a CDS encoding LytTR family DNA-binding domain-containing protein, which produces MKIYINRKHLFKEIDYPDRYSGKNLFKTVSVIFGIIFGFLILLKPFEVNASQQRVNYIIICCSHALLPSMILYFYFTTVNYLRAKDSENKSWSLIWEYTHMGILLLFTGICSFLIRDLIYLNPNNWTWRYLWEEVRNCFVAGILLYFFMRMAIFYFESKNDSSLIFQFTPLPPQLENNTTSTLIYIKTQVRQDDFSLDLNNLLFAKADGNYIEITTCNNNKLNIALKRISLTQFESQLLANRNFFRCHRTFLVNMHYIKNVTGNSQGYMLSFDHTVDQVPVSRSQLVAFNALHQELLLTQSTRPSY; this is translated from the coding sequence ATGAAGATTTATATCAACCGAAAGCATTTATTTAAGGAAATTGATTATCCAGATCGCTACAGCGGGAAAAATCTTTTTAAAACTGTGTCAGTTATTTTTGGTATTATCTTCGGATTTTTGATCCTTCTGAAGCCTTTTGAAGTAAATGCATCACAACAGAGAGTTAACTATATCATCATATGCTGTTCCCATGCATTATTACCTTCAATGATCCTGTATTTTTACTTTACTACAGTTAATTATTTACGGGCAAAGGATTCCGAAAATAAAAGCTGGTCTTTGATATGGGAATACACACATATGGGCATTTTACTTCTTTTCACAGGGATATGTAGTTTCCTGATCCGTGATCTGATTTACTTAAATCCAAATAATTGGACATGGCGTTATTTATGGGAAGAGGTGAGAAACTGTTTTGTAGCCGGTATACTTTTGTATTTTTTTATGAGGATGGCGATATTCTATTTTGAATCAAAAAATGATTCTTCCTTAATTTTCCAGTTTACACCGCTACCTCCTCAATTAGAAAATAACACGACCAGTACCTTAATTTACATCAAAACCCAGGTCAGGCAAGACGATTTCAGTTTAGATCTAAACAATTTACTTTTTGCTAAAGCAGACGGGAATTACATCGAAATAACAACCTGCAATAATAACAAACTAAATATAGCGCTAAAAAGAATTTCCCTGACACAATTTGAATCACAGCTTTTAGCAAATCGTAATTTCTTCCGCTGCCACAGAACCTTCCTGGTAAACATGCATTATATAAAAAATGTAACAGGAAACTCTCAGGGCTATATGCTTTCCTTTGATCATACGGTTGATCAGGTACCCGTTTCAAGGTCACAGCTTGTTGCATTTAATGCCCTCCATCAAGAACTCCTTCTTACCCAAAGTACCAGGCCTAGTTATTGA
- a CDS encoding D-2-hydroxyacid dehydrogenase family protein, with protein MKIAILDDYQDVVRNLSCFNLLQQQEVIIFNETEKDPDVLAEKIKDIEALVLIRERTAITDDLLSKLPKLKLISQTGKISNHLDLNACSKYNVAVAEGVGSPIAPAELTWILLMNVLRQIPNAIEGMKKGNWQENIGESVNGKIIGIWGYGKIGKIIAGYAKAFGAKVLVWGREQSILNAINDGFEAAESKTCFFKTADVITLHLRLNKETTGIVKLDDLNLMKTSSVLINTSRAELIEKGSLIKALKAGRPGFAGLDVYESEPINDSGFELLNLPNVVCTPHLGYVEKNSYELYFGKAFENIINYISGKPTNIANPEILDKI; from the coding sequence ATGAAAATAGCCATATTGGATGATTATCAGGATGTAGTTAGAAACTTGTCTTGTTTTAATTTATTACAGCAGCAGGAAGTTATCATTTTTAATGAAACCGAGAAAGATCCCGATGTCCTGGCAGAAAAAATAAAAGACATTGAAGCATTGGTTTTGATCAGGGAGCGGACAGCCATTACTGATGACTTACTTTCTAAATTACCCAAACTGAAGCTAATTAGTCAGACAGGGAAAATTTCCAATCATTTAGATTTAAATGCCTGCTCTAAATATAATGTAGCAGTTGCCGAAGGGGTTGGTTCTCCAATTGCCCCTGCCGAATTAACATGGATTTTGTTAATGAATGTTTTAAGGCAAATTCCCAATGCCATTGAGGGAATGAAAAAAGGTAATTGGCAGGAGAATATCGGCGAAAGTGTAAATGGAAAAATCATCGGGATTTGGGGTTACGGAAAAATTGGTAAAATCATTGCTGGTTATGCAAAAGCTTTCGGTGCAAAGGTTTTGGTGTGGGGTCGTGAGCAATCCATATTGAACGCAATAAACGATGGTTTTGAGGCTGCAGAAAGCAAAACCTGTTTTTTTAAAACGGCCGATGTGATTACACTTCACCTACGTTTAAATAAAGAAACCACTGGGATTGTAAAACTGGATGACTTAAATTTAATGAAAACTTCGTCAGTGCTGATTAATACTTCGCGTGCAGAACTTATTGAAAAAGGAAGCCTTATTAAAGCTTTAAAAGCGGGCAGGCCAGGATTTGCAGGTTTAGATGTTTATGAAAGCGAACCTATTAATGATAGCGGTTTTGAGCTCCTTAATCTACCGAATGTGGTTTGTACACCTCACCTTGGCTATGTAGAAAAAAACAGTTACGAATTGTATTTTGGCAAAGCATTCGAAAATATCATCAACTATATCAGCGGAAAGCCTACAAATATTGCCAACCCCGAGATATTAGATAAAATATAA
- a CDS encoding tetratricopeptide repeat protein — protein MKYKVHFLVAATLVSFQSFGQGTVMPVANRDSNMVKQLFFAGLREKMSENYVVAATNFNKIIGLDPTNHAAYFELANADLRLDKLPEAEEHIKQAIKINTGNLWYWRLLGEIYKRTNKMPELIGVFNQLIRLDPENDAYYFDKANAQFLANQLDAAKKTYDEIQVKFGDSRDLTNARKRFQANGNATESDIVKLLEGNQADVKNYLYAAGLLLQKGNDQEALKVLTKAQQLEPNNFEINLALADIYRKQKNDQAAFSSLKLAFESSEMPLSEKLKIIAALFPNLNQALVAKNVTELSKLVAEKNPAEAKALALYGDVLYQQNNLKEALAQYQAALKLNEQIYVVWEQVINIQTLLGQYVEAIKVGDEALSIYPNQASLYYYMAYALFKTGKYEPAQNHLKTSLQLDVENKSLQAQIYALQGDIYINQNNFPLAKTAFEKAISLEPDNYLIMNNYAFYLALRNDELTKASKYAETAANAMPNNPSIADTYAFILFKQQKYDLAKTWIEKALQNNSSKNGVYLERYGDILFMKGEKDAAFIQWQKAKEAGNGSEVLIKKINEKKYFK, from the coding sequence ATGAAATACAAAGTACATTTTCTTGTTGCAGCTACTTTAGTGAGCTTCCAGTCTTTTGGGCAGGGAACGGTTATGCCGGTTGCCAATCGCGACAGCAATATGGTAAAGCAATTGTTTTTTGCAGGTTTGCGGGAGAAAATGTCTGAAAATTATGTCGTTGCTGCTACCAATTTTAATAAAATTATTGGGTTGGACCCTACTAACCATGCTGCCTATTTTGAACTGGCCAATGCAGACCTGCGTTTAGATAAACTCCCGGAAGCTGAAGAGCACATCAAACAGGCAATTAAAATAAATACTGGTAATTTGTGGTACTGGCGTTTACTTGGAGAGATCTATAAACGCACCAATAAAATGCCCGAACTGATCGGGGTATTTAACCAGTTGATCCGTCTCGATCCCGAAAACGATGCCTATTATTTTGACAAAGCCAATGCGCAGTTTTTAGCTAATCAGTTAGATGCAGCAAAAAAGACTTATGATGAAATACAGGTTAAATTCGGTGATTCAAGAGATCTGACGAATGCCAGAAAACGCTTTCAGGCAAATGGAAATGCCACAGAAAGTGATATTGTAAAATTATTGGAAGGCAACCAGGCCGATGTAAAGAACTATTTATATGCTGCAGGCTTGCTTTTGCAGAAGGGGAATGATCAGGAAGCATTAAAGGTGTTAACCAAAGCACAGCAGTTGGAACCCAATAATTTTGAGATTAACCTGGCTTTGGCCGACATTTACCGCAAGCAGAAAAATGACCAGGCAGCATTTTCTTCCTTAAAATTGGCATTTGAAAGCAGTGAAATGCCGCTCAGCGAAAAATTGAAGATCATCGCTGCACTTTTTCCTAATCTTAACCAGGCCCTTGTAGCCAAAAATGTAACTGAACTGAGTAAACTGGTAGCCGAAAAAAATCCCGCTGAAGCAAAGGCATTGGCGCTTTATGGCGATGTGCTTTATCAGCAGAATAACCTGAAAGAAGCATTGGCTCAATATCAGGCTGCTTTAAAACTTAACGAACAGATTTATGTCGTTTGGGAACAGGTAATCAATATTCAAACCCTGCTAGGGCAATATGTGGAAGCGATAAAAGTTGGCGATGAGGCCTTAAGCATTTATCCCAATCAGGCCAGTTTATATTATTATATGGCTTATGCGCTGTTTAAAACCGGTAAATATGAGCCTGCTCAAAACCATTTGAAAACGTCCTTACAGCTGGATGTGGAGAACAAAAGCCTGCAGGCGCAAATTTATGCACTTCAGGGCGATATCTACATTAATCAGAATAATTTTCCCCTGGCTAAAACAGCTTTCGAAAAAGCAATATCATTGGAGCCCGATAATTACCTCATTATGAATAACTACGCCTTCTATCTGGCGTTAAGAAATGATGAGCTAACAAAAGCATCGAAATATGCGGAAACAGCTGCCAATGCAATGCCTAATAATCCCTCAATTGCAGATACTTATGCCTTCATTCTGTTTAAGCAGCAAAAGTACGACCTGGCAAAAACCTGGATTGAAAAGGCTTTGCAAAACAATAGCAGTAAAAATGGTGTTTACCTGGAGCGATATGGCGATATACTTTTTATGAAAGGTGAAAAGGATGCTGCATTCATCCAATGGCAAAAAGCAAAAGAGGCCGGAAACGGATCAGAAGTATTAATTAAAAAGATAAATGAAAAGAAATATTTTAAATAG